A section of the Triticum dicoccoides isolate Atlit2015 ecotype Zavitan chromosome 7A, WEW_v2.0, whole genome shotgun sequence genome encodes:
- the LOC119334191 gene encoding G-type lectin S-receptor-like serine/threonine-protein kinase At2g19130: protein MPPFLIVFTLLSCIHTPANSAATDTILAGQSLAVNDKLISGNGRYALGFFQTEGTTNWYLGIWFNAVPKFTPAWVGNRDNPVKNTTSVELTISHDGNLVILNRSTMSIIWSTQANISRNSTTARLLSTGNLVLTDSSNLSEFLWQSFDHPTDTFFPGAKHGWDKATGLNRRFVSWKSLTDPATGVYYYEVDPAAVDQIVLVALNSSIPYWSSGAWNGKYFSGIPEMAARHSISAKFVHSDKEKYWTYKLVPQYMDPNMLTRHVIDISGQMKTFIWMKGTPDWVMINAQPRDQCDVDAICGPFTICNDNNFPQCNCMEGFTITSPKDWDLEDRAGGCSRKTKLDCISNRGTTHTTDKFYSMPCVKLPKDAPEVDAAASASECAQVCLNNCSCTAYSFGDNGCSMWHNKLLNIRALPCSGTANSNGETLYLRLSAKDVQSLKNNRRGIVIGIVTGTGVFVLGLFALILLIMIQRNKKKNSGQILSDSQVCTGIIAFGYNDLQRATNKFTDKLGVGGFGSVFKGYGMVLLEIISGRRNSCASCPSGGNVDVYFPVYASHKLLKGDIKGLVDHKLDGDIKLDEVELACKVACWCIQDDELDRPTMGQCVGS from the exons ATGCCGCCCTTCCTAATTGTTTTCACCCTGCTCTCCTGCATCCACACCCCAGCAAACTCTGCAGCGACGGACACCATCTTGGCCGGCCAATCACTTGCCGTCAACGACAAGCTCATCTCCGGCAATGGCAGGTACGCGCTCGGCTTCTTCCAGACCGAAGGCACCACCAACTGGTACCTTGGCATATGGTTCAACGCAGTCCCTAAATTCACTCCAGCATGGGTTGGAAATAGGGATAACCCAGTCAAGAACACGACCTCAGTTGAGCTCACCATTTCCCACGATGGCAACCTTGTCATCTTAAACCGGTCCACCATGTCCATAATCTGGTCCACACAAGCAAACATCTCCAGAAATAGCACCACTGCTAGGCTGCTGAGTACTGGAAATCTCGTACTCACAGACTCTTCAAACTTGTCAGAGTTTCTATGGCAAAGCTTTGATCACCCCACGGATACATTTTTTCCTGGGGCCAAGCATGGATGGGATAAGGCCACCGGCCTGAATCGCCGTTTTGTTTCTTGGAAAAGCTTGACTGACCCAGCTACCGGTGTCTATTATTATGAGGTAGACCCGGCCGCTGTTGACCAGATAGTGCTTGTAGCACTCAACTCATCCATACCCTATTGGTCCAGCGGTGCATGGAACGGCAAATATTTTTCTGGAATTCCAGAGATGGCTGCCCGCCACTCTATTAGTGCAAAATTTGTCCACAGTGACAAAGAGAAGTACTGGACATATAAATTAGTGCctcaatatatggatccaaatatgCTTACTCGTCATGTAATTGACATCTCGGGTCAAATGAAGACATTCATTTGGATGAAGGGCACACCAGATTGGGTAATGATCAATGCCCAACCAAGAGATCAGTGTGACGTTGATGCAATTTGTGGGCCTTTCACAATCTGCAATGATAATAATTTTCCACAATGCAATTGTATGGAGGGCTTCACAATAACATCCCCCAAGGACTGGGACCTAGAAGATCGAGCAGGTGGGTGCTCGAGGAAGACTAAGTTAGACTGCATTAGCAATAGAGGCACAACGCATACCACAGACAAGTTCTATTCTATGCCATGTGTTAAGTTGCCCAAGGATGCCCCAGAAGTAGATGCTGCTGCAAGTGCAAGTGAGTGCGCACAAGTTTGCCTGAATAATTGCTCTTGCACAGCCTACTCCTTTGGCGACAATGGATGTTCTATGTGGCATAATAAATTGCTCAACATAAGAGCACTACCATGTAGTGGCACTGCCAATTCTAACGGAGAAACTCTTTACCTCCGTCTTTCTGCTAAAGATGTACAAAGTTTGAAAAACAACAGAAGAGGAATTGTTATTGGAATTGTCACTGGTACAGGCGTTTTTGTTTTAGGCCTATTTGCACTTATCCTCTTAATAATGATCCAGAGAAACAAAAAGAAGAACTCTGGTCAGATACTGAGTGATTCTCAAGTTTGTACTGGAATCATTGCATTCGGATACAATGATCTACAACGGGCAACAAACAAATTCACAGATAAGTTGGGGGTAGGCGGTTTTGGTTCTGTATTCAAGGG CTACGGGATGGTGTTGCTGGAAATAATATCTGGAAGGAGGAACTCATGTGCATCATGTCCTAGTGGTGGCAATGTTGATGTTTATTTCCCTGTGTATGCCTCACATAAGCTTCTCAAAGGAGACATCAAGGGTTTGGTAGATCACAAGCTAGATGGCGACATCAAATTGGATGAGGTTGAACTGGCTTGCAAGGTTGCATGTTGGTGCATCCAGGATGATGAGCTTGATCGGCCAACAATGGGACAG tgtgttggttcttga
- the LOC119334489 gene encoding G-type lectin S-receptor-like serine/threonine-protein kinase At2g19130, whose amino-acid sequence MPPFLIVFTLLSCIHTPANSAATDTILAGQSLAVNDKLISGNGRYALGFFQTEGTTNWYLGIWFNAVPKFTPAWVGNRDNPVKNTTSVELTISHDGNLVILNRSTMSIIWSTQANISRNSTTARLLSTGNLVLTDSSNLSEFLWQSFDHPTDTFFPGAKHGWDKATGLNRRFVSWKSLTDPATGVYYYEVDPAAVDQIVLVALNSSIPYWSSGAWNGKYFSGIPEMAARHSISAKFVHSDKEKYWTYKLVPQYMDPNMLTRHVIDISGQMKTFIWMKRTPDWVMINAQPRDQCDVDAICGPFTICNDNNFPQCNCMEGFTITSPKDWDLEDRAGGCSRKTKLDCISNRGTTHTTDKFYSMPCVKLPKDAPEVDAAASASECAQVCLNNCSCTAYSFGDNGCSMWHNKLLNIRALPCSGTANSNGETLYLRLSAKDVQSLKNNRRGIVIGIVTGTGVFVLGLFALILLIMIQRNKKKNSGQILSDSQVCTGIIAFGYNDLQRATNKFTDKLGVGGFGSVFKGFIKGSNAVAVKMLDGAYQGEKQFRAEVSTIGAVQHINLVKLVGFCCDGSKRLLVYEYMSNHSLDVHLFRSNSTMLNWTARYQIGLGVARGLAYLHDSCRDCIIHCDIKPENILLDSSLLPKIADFGMAKLVGRDYSRVLTTMRGTTGYLAPEWISGVPITPKADVYSYGMVLLEIISGRRNSCASCPSGGNVDVYFPVYASHKLLKGDIKGLVDHKLDGDIKLDEVELACKVACWCIQDDELDRPTMGQVVQFLEGLVEITMPPVPRLLQAMAGSAHQKCS is encoded by the coding sequence ATGCCGCCCTTCCTAATTGTTTTCACCCTGCTCTCCTGCATCCACACCCCAGCAAACTCTGCAGCGACGGACACCATCTTGGCCGGCCAATCACTTGCCGTCAACGACAAGCTCATCTCCGGCAATGGCAGGTACGCGCTCGGCTTCTTCCAGACCGAAGGCACCACCAACTGGTACCTTGGCATATGGTTCAACGCAGTCCCTAAATTCACTCCAGCATGGGTTGGAAATAGGGATAACCCAGTCAAGAACACGACCTCAGTTGAGCTCACCATTTCCCACGATGGCAACCTTGTCATCTTAAACCGGTCCACCATGTCCATAATCTGGTCCACACAAGCAAACATCTCCAGAAATAGCACCACTGCTAGGCTGCTGAGTACTGGAAATCTCGTACTCACAGACTCTTCAAACTTGTCAGAGTTTCTATGGCAAAGCTTTGATCACCCCACGGATACATTTTTTCCTGGGGCCAAGCATGGATGGGATAAGGCCACCGGCCTGAATCGCCGTTTTGTTTCTTGGAAAAGCTTGACTGACCCAGCTACCGGTGTCTATTATTATGAGGTAGACCCGGCCGCTGTTGACCAGATAGTGCTTGTAGCACTCAACTCATCCATACCCTATTGGTCCAGCGGTGCATGGAACGGCAAATATTTTTCTGGAATTCCAGAGATGGCTGCCCGCCACTCTATTAGTGCAAAATTTGTCCACAGTGACAAAGAGAAGTACTGGACATATAAATTAGTGCctcaatatatggatccaaatatgCTTACTCGTCATGTAATTGACATCTCGGGTCAAATGAAGACATTCATTTGGATGAAGCGCACACCAGATTGGGTAATGATCAATGCCCAACCAAGAGATCAGTGTGACGTTGATGCAATTTGTGGGCCTTTCACAATCTGCAATGATAATAATTTTCCACAATGCAATTGTATGGAGGGCTTCACAATAACATCCCCCAAGGACTGGGACCTAGAAGATCGAGCAGGTGGGTGCTCGAGGAAGACTAAGTTAGACTGCATTAGCAATAGAGGCACAACGCATACCACAGACAAGTTCTATTCTATGCCATGTGTTAAGTTGCCCAAGGATGCCCCAGAAGTAGATGCTGCTGCAAGTGCAAGTGAGTGCGCACAAGTTTGCCTGAATAATTGCTCTTGCACAGCCTACTCCTTTGGCGACAATGGATGTTCTATGTGGCATAATAAATTGCTCAACATAAGAGCACTACCATGTAGTGGCACTGCCAATTCTAACGGAGAAACTCTTTACCTCCGTCTTTCTGCTAAAGATGTACAAAGTTTGAAAAACAACAGAAGAGGAATTGTTATTGGAATTGTCACTGGTACAGGCGTTTTTGTTTTAGGCCTATTTGCACTTATCCTCTTAATAATGATCCAGAGAAACAAAAAGAAGAACTCTGGTCAGATACTGAGTGATTCTCAAGTTTGTACTGGAATCATTGCATTCGGATACAATGATCTACAACGGGCAACAAACAAATTCACAGATAAGTTGGGGGTAGGCGGTTTTGGTTCTGTATTCAAGGGGTTTATAAAGGGCTCCAATGCCGTAGCAGTGAAGATGCTCGATGGTGCTTATCAAGGAGAGAAGCAATTCAGAGCCGAAGTGAGCACAATCGGAGCTGTTCAACACATCAATTTGGTTAAGCTTGTTGGTTTCTGTTGTGATGGTTCCAAGAGGTTGCTTGTTTATGAATACATGTCAAATCACTCTCTTGATGTCCATCTATTTCGAAGCAATTCTACCATGTTGAATTGGACTGCTAGATATCAGATAGGCCTAGGAGTTGCAAGAGGGTTGGCCTACTTGCATGACAGCTGCCGAGACTGCATCATACACTGTGATATCAAGCCAGAAAACATACTTCTTGATTCTTCACTCCTTCCAAAAATTGCAGACTTTGGAATGGCAAAACTTGTAGGAAGGGATTATAGCCGAGTATTGACAACAATGAGAGGAACTACAGGGTACCTTGCGCCTGAATGGATAAGCGGTGTTCCTATTACACCAAAAGCCGATGTTTATAGCTACGGGATGGTGTTGCTGGAAATAATATCTGGAAGGAGGAACTCATGTGCATCATGTCCTAGTGGTGGCAATGTTGATGTTTATTTCCCTGTGTATGCCTCACATAAGCTTCTCAAAGGAGACATCAAGGGTTTGGTAGATCACAAGCTAGATGGCGACATCAAATTGGATGAGGTTGAACTGGCTTGCAAGGTTGCATGTTGGTGCATCCAGGATGATGAGCTTGATCGGCCAACAATGGGACAGGTAGTTCAATTTCTCGAAGGCCTGGTTGAGATCACAATGCCCCCGGTACCAAGATTGCTCCAAGCTATGGCCGGAAGCGCACATCAAAAATGCTCCTAA